A region of Phalacrocorax carbo chromosome 7, bPhaCar2.1, whole genome shotgun sequence DNA encodes the following proteins:
- the CLDN16 gene encoding claudin-16, with protein MRFFLQYVGCFFAFFSTGFLIASTWTDCWMVNADDSLEVSTKCRGLWWECVTNVFDGIQTCDEYDSIFAEHPVKLVLTRAMMITADILAGFGFLFLVLGLDCVKFLPDEPLIKLRICLVSGVTLLIAGVPGITGSVWYAVDVYVERSSLVFHNVFLGIQYKFGWSCWLGMAGSLGCFLSGALLTCCMYLFRETSSGRLHSAYSFRKGYSSAGTIVTNVHLPSSQTATAKMYAVDTRV; from the exons ATGAGGTTTTTCCTCCAGTATGTGGgctgtttttttgcttttttctctacTGGGTTTTTGATAGCATCTACCTGGACAGACTGCTGGATGGTGAATGCTGATGATTCCCTGGAG GTGAGTACAAAATGCCGTGGCCTGTGGTGGGAATGTGTCACAAATGTTTTTGACGGGATCCAAACTTGCGATGAGTATGACTCCATCTTCGCCGAGCACCCTG TGAAGCTGGTGCTGACCCGAGCCATGATGATCACAGCAGATATCCTGGCAGGATTTGGATTTCTCTTCCTTGTCCTGGGACTGGACTGTGTGAAATTCCTTCCCGATGAGCCGCTGATCAAGCTGCGCATCTGCCTGGTGTCTGGAGTTACATTGCTCATTGCAG GTGTCCCAGGCATTACCGGCTCGGTGTGGTATGCTGTTGATGTCTACGTGGAGCGCTCCTCTCTGGTCTTCCACAATGTGTTTCTGGGCATCCAGTACAAGTTTGGCTGGTCGTGCTGGCTCGGCATGGCGGGGTCACTTGGCTGTTTCTTATCCGGGGCCCTGCTCACCTGCTGCATGTATCTCTTCAGAG AGACCAGCTCTGGAAGACTCCACTCTGCTTACTCCTTCAGGAAAGGCTATTCCTCAGCTGGGACAATTGTAACAAACGTGCACTTGCCGTCCTCGCAAACAGCTACTGCCAAAATGTACGCAGTGGACAcaagagtgtga
- the TMEM207 gene encoding transmembrane protein 207 → MQRPGVLCFTSWITGTGVLCLTFFQLADSELDCELGERCVRQSNENFTSWYVWFLMLFFLALLLSCGICCCLQCWLKRRSCLPRQRTLAVFALSSSDAFCASEVPQCPFSGSPSPSMTVEMSSSSVPRFSLGGTELPPSYEDIMNENKL, encoded by the exons ATGCAGAGACCTGGAGTTTTGTGTTTCACTTCATGGATCACAGGAACTGGAGTTTTGTGTTTAACCTTCTTCCAG TTAGCAGACTCTGAGTTGGACTGTGAGCTTGGCGAGAG GTGCGTCAGGCAGAGCAATGAAAACTTTACCAGCTGGTATGTGTG GTTCCTGATGTTGTTTTTCCTGGCCTTGCTCCTGTCCTGTGGGATctgctgctgtctgcagtgCTGGCTGAAACGGCGGAGCTGCCTCCCCCGCCAACGCACCCTGGCTGTCTTTGCACTCAGCAGCTCGGATGCATTTTGCG caAGTGAAGTGCCTCAGTGCCCATTCTCTGGATCTCCGAGCCCCTCCATGACTGTGGAGATGTCCTCTTCCTCTGTCCCACGGTTCAGCCTTGGGGGAACTGAGTTGCCTCCATCCTATGAGGATATTATGAACGAAAACAAGCTCTAG